In Parasphingorhabdus halotolerans, a single window of DNA contains:
- a CDS encoding acyl carrier protein: MSENIDLTPEAAVRAVMRDILGLDAEQVAEFTAETELFGALPELDSMAVAALLTELEDRLDIMIEDDEVDGELFETFGNLVAFTEMKVAE; this comes from the coding sequence ATGTCCGAAAATATTGATCTGACGCCGGAAGCTGCAGTTCGTGCTGTGATGCGGGATATCTTGGGGTTAGATGCCGAACAAGTAGCCGAATTTACTGCTGAAACCGAGCTCTTTGGAGCCCTGCCCGAACTTGACAGCATGGCCGTTGCCGCCTTGCTAACGGAATTGGAAGACCGACTGGATATCATGATCGAAGATGACGAAGTTGATGGCGAACTGTTTGAAACTTTCGGCAATCTTGTCGCTTTTACTGAAATGAAAGTGGCTGAGTGA
- a CDS encoding acyl-CoA ligase (AMP-forming), exosortase A system-associated, producing MNTQSHKTAFPLDRLALGRNADAPALVTRSGTLSYKMLNHRVGKLAAWLKSRNLEQGARVASWLPKTEMACLMPLASVRAGLVHVPINPVLRPAQVRHIIDDSGAKLMVTNAGRSKTVENEPIEGCAVVEDRSLDEKLDQSGEILEANSPSCDTENLAAILYTSGSTGHPKGVMLSHANLSLGAISVAEYLKLATDDRTLCVLPLSFDYGQNQLLSTWYAGGCAVPLDYLTPRDVIKACARERITTLAAVPPLWVQLVEQEWPNDAVAAMRRLTNSGGALTPTLVKKLRAIFGSKTDIFAMYGLTEAFRSTYLDPALIDDNPTSMGKAIPFAEIMVVGDSGEVAAIGQEGELVHAGPLVAQGYWQDKERTAERFKPAPNASQYGGLAVWSGDTVRREADGLLYFIGRADNMIKSSGNRISPTEIEEAAVESGLIVEAVALGVPDERLGHAIKLLVRSDGPSDEVASQLATYLKRNLPNFMHPRDIIVMKEFPKNPNGKLDRNALAEAETL from the coding sequence TTGAACACTCAATCACACAAAACTGCTTTTCCGCTAGACCGACTTGCGCTTGGGAGGAATGCGGATGCTCCCGCTTTGGTCACGCGTTCGGGAACCCTTAGCTACAAGATGTTAAATCATCGTGTGGGAAAGCTTGCCGCTTGGTTAAAATCCCGGAATTTGGAGCAGGGTGCTCGCGTTGCATCATGGCTGCCCAAAACAGAAATGGCTTGTTTGATGCCGCTGGCGTCCGTGCGGGCGGGGTTAGTGCATGTTCCGATCAATCCGGTCTTAAGACCAGCACAAGTGCGGCATATCATCGATGATAGCGGCGCTAAACTGATGGTTACCAATGCTGGCAGATCAAAGACCGTTGAAAACGAACCGATAGAAGGATGTGCGGTCGTTGAAGACAGGTCATTGGATGAGAAGCTTGATCAATCGGGTGAAATTCTGGAAGCGAACAGCCCGTCATGTGATACAGAAAATCTTGCGGCGATTCTATATACCAGCGGTTCAACCGGGCATCCCAAAGGCGTTATGCTTAGCCATGCCAATTTAAGTTTGGGCGCAATAAGCGTTGCGGAATATTTAAAGCTCGCAACTGATGATCGCACTCTATGCGTTTTACCGCTAAGTTTTGATTATGGCCAAAACCAATTGCTTTCAACTTGGTACGCGGGCGGCTGCGCAGTGCCTTTGGATTATCTCACCCCCCGCGATGTTATAAAGGCCTGTGCCCGGGAACGAATCACGACCTTGGCAGCAGTTCCACCACTTTGGGTGCAGTTGGTCGAGCAAGAGTGGCCAAATGATGCGGTTGCAGCGATGCGACGACTAACCAATAGCGGCGGCGCCTTGACACCTACTTTGGTCAAGAAACTGCGCGCGATATTTGGAAGCAAGACTGATATTTTTGCGATGTATGGTCTGACCGAGGCGTTTCGCTCGACCTATCTCGATCCGGCATTGATTGACGATAATCCAACCAGCATGGGCAAAGCGATACCATTTGCCGAAATCATGGTGGTTGGTGACTCTGGCGAAGTTGCGGCAATCGGCCAAGAAGGCGAATTGGTGCATGCCGGACCATTGGTGGCTCAGGGATACTGGCAAGATAAAGAACGGACGGCAGAGCGATTTAAACCCGCGCCAAATGCATCGCAATATGGCGGCCTGGCGGTTTGGTCTGGCGATACTGTCCGCCGGGAAGCCGATGGTTTGCTCTATTTCATTGGTCGCGCTGATAATATGATCAAAAGTTCCGGTAACCGGATCAGCCCGACAGAGATCGAAGAAGCAGCTGTGGAATCCGGGTTGATTGTGGAGGCGGTGGCGCTTGGTGTACCAGATGAGCGACTTGGACATGCGATAAAGCTTTTGGTGAGATCAGATGGGCCTTCTGATGAAGTTGCAAGCCAGCTTGCGACCTATCTAAAACGCAATTTACCGAATTTTATGCACCCTCGCGATATTATCGTGATGAAGGAGTTTCCCAAAAACCCGAACGGGAAGCTGGATAGAAATGCACTGGCAGAGGCTGAAACACTATGA
- a CDS encoding NAD(P)/FAD-dependent oxidoreductase — protein sequence MNEFYDILIVGAGHAGAQAAIALRQQKFEGSIALIGNEKYPPYERPPLSKEYLAGEKEFERIMLRPESFWGERNIDLLTGCRVAKVDPDERKVTLANDDEVKFGKLIWATGGSPRMLDCAGSQARNIHAVRSRADVDKIMAALPTTQNVVVVGGGYIGLEAAAVLTKLEKKVTVVESLDRVLSRVAGETLSRFYEAEHRRQGVTIELEATVEGFETNDDGMATAVKLADGRILPADMVIVGIGIIPETGPLVAAGAATGNGVDVDQHCRTSLNKIYAIGDCAAHSNRYANGAHIRLESVQNANDQAKVAALDIMGEECEYDAVPWFWSNQYDLKLQTVGISTGHDEYIVRGNPDDRHFSIVYLRDGKVIALDCVNATKDYVQGRKAVVEGLALNTVELANTDIPIKEVGLV from the coding sequence ATGAACGAATTTTACGACATTTTGATTGTCGGTGCCGGCCATGCCGGGGCGCAGGCTGCCATTGCGCTGCGTCAGCAGAAATTTGAAGGTAGCATTGCGCTGATAGGCAATGAGAAATACCCTCCTTACGAGCGACCCCCGCTCTCTAAGGAGTATCTCGCTGGAGAAAAAGAGTTTGAACGGATCATGCTACGCCCCGAGAGCTTTTGGGGCGAGCGTAATATTGATCTACTAACGGGTTGCCGGGTCGCCAAAGTTGATCCTGACGAGCGCAAAGTCACTCTGGCAAATGACGATGAAGTCAAGTTCGGGAAGCTCATCTGGGCCACGGGCGGTTCGCCGCGAATGCTGGATTGCGCCGGTAGTCAGGCGCGCAACATCCACGCAGTCCGTTCCAGAGCCGATGTCGATAAGATAATGGCCGCGCTACCAACAACCCAAAATGTTGTCGTTGTCGGCGGCGGCTATATTGGCCTTGAAGCAGCGGCAGTGTTAACAAAATTGGAAAAAAAGGTAACAGTTGTAGAATCCCTGGACCGGGTTTTATCCCGCGTTGCCGGGGAAACGTTATCGCGCTTTTACGAAGCCGAACATCGACGGCAAGGCGTGACGATTGAACTGGAGGCGACAGTCGAAGGCTTCGAAACAAATGACGACGGCATGGCAACAGCCGTAAAATTGGCAGACGGCCGGATATTGCCGGCGGATATGGTGATCGTCGGGATCGGGATAATACCCGAAACCGGGCCATTGGTCGCAGCAGGCGCTGCGACCGGCAACGGCGTTGATGTGGACCAGCATTGCCGTACAAGCCTCAACAAAATCTACGCCATTGGAGACTGCGCAGCCCACAGCAATCGTTATGCAAATGGAGCCCATATTCGTCTGGAATCTGTACAAAATGCCAATGACCAGGCGAAAGTCGCTGCCTTGGACATCATGGGCGAAGAATGTGAATATGACGCAGTACCATGGTTCTGGTCAAATCAATATGATCTGAAGCTGCAAACGGTGGGCATATCCACTGGCCATGACGAATATATCGTGCGCGGAAATCCCGATGATCGGCACTTCTCCATCGTCTATTTGCGGGATGGAAAAGTCATTGCACTTGATTGCGTCAACGCGACGAAAGACTACGTCCAAGGCCGTAAAGCGGTCGTCGAAGGGCTTGCTTTGAACACGGTCGAATTGGCAAATACAGATATTCCGATCAAGGAAGTCGGGCTGGTTTAA
- a CDS encoding AAA family ATPase — protein sequence MNKYNPLNKSGSLLERAGEIYDYVPVRRDGVTPNYAPEILPSELHQQQMVPFARRSAPVYDGPRVIVDRDKLREAGFIVPDGPVTGISEEFRIIKRQLLLSAKGNSKRTPVPHGERILVGSAHPNEGKTFCALNLALSIAAEKDNEVLLVDADFAKPSILSSLGLEGSKGLMDALADPDLPVEDCIIHTDIPGLAILPAGDQTNNDTEFLASSRTEQVLNRLTQHNPTRIVIFDSPPVLSASPASVLATHVGQVLMIVKADETTETALRDALSLMAGCDHIQLLLNGTKFSPTGRRFGSYYGYGE from the coding sequence ATGAACAAATATAACCCTCTCAATAAATCAGGATCACTGCTCGAACGTGCAGGCGAAATCTATGATTATGTTCCGGTACGCCGTGATGGTGTAACACCAAATTATGCGCCGGAGATTCTGCCATCGGAATTGCATCAACAACAGATGGTTCCGTTCGCTCGCCGGTCTGCACCAGTATATGATGGCCCGAGGGTCATTGTTGATCGTGACAAATTGCGGGAAGCCGGGTTCATTGTGCCAGACGGACCGGTTACCGGAATTTCGGAAGAATTTCGCATTATTAAGCGTCAGCTGCTGTTATCCGCCAAAGGCAATTCCAAGCGAACGCCGGTGCCGCATGGCGAGCGCATATTGGTTGGCTCGGCGCACCCGAATGAAGGCAAGACTTTCTGTGCCCTCAATCTGGCCCTTTCGATCGCTGCTGAAAAAGATAATGAAGTGCTGCTGGTTGATGCTGATTTTGCCAAGCCAAGTATATTGTCCAGCCTTGGTCTTGAAGGCAGCAAGGGTTTGATGGATGCACTCGCCGATCCGGATTTGCCGGTCGAAGACTGCATAATTCATACTGATATTCCCGGTCTCGCAATCCTGCCAGCGGGCGATCAGACCAATAACGATACCGAATTTCTCGCGTCGTCACGCACCGAGCAAGTGCTCAACCGGTTAACCCAGCATAATCCGACCCGGATCGTTATTTTCGATTCACCACCGGTATTATCTGCTTCTCCGGCTTCTGTTCTTGCGACTCATGTTGGCCAAGTTCTGATGATTGTAAAAGCCGACGAAACCACTGAAACAGCCCTGCGCGATGCGCTGAGCCTGATGGCTGGCTGTGATCACATCCAACTCCTTCTCAATGGCACGAAGTTCTCGCCAACCGGTCGCCGGTTTGGATCTTATTACGGATATGGAGAGTAA
- a CDS encoding pyridoxal-dependent decarboxylase, exosortase A system-associated, producing the protein MNKVKPVGPIPAGYDTLHEELAIGGAMASALVRQHGSPLFVYSKQLLTRRMADLRAAMPEKLNIHYAMKANPFGPVLKHMVSLADGIDIASAGELLMALASGAKPEHISFAGPGKRDEELLRAIEAGVTINIESPTECDRALLIGAGAGQNPKLAIRVNPTFDLKGSGMKMGGGAKPFGMDVELVASTVRKIIEAGAHWRGFHIFAGSQALKADAIIETQTQTIALAAQLADDIGAAPEHVNLGGGFGIPYFPGDEAVDIARVGDALKAQLGDLPIILQDTQFAIELGRYLVGEAGVYLTQIVDRKQSCGETFLVTDGGLHHQLAASGNFGTVVRRNYPAAIATKYNFEPTETVSIVGCLCTPLDRLSDNAAMPKANVGDIVAIFCAGAYGATASPANFLGQGPAKEILID; encoded by the coding sequence ATGAACAAAGTTAAGCCCGTTGGTCCGATACCGGCTGGGTATGACACATTGCACGAAGAATTGGCAATTGGCGGCGCTATGGCCAGCGCGTTGGTGCGTCAACATGGTTCACCGTTGTTTGTCTATTCCAAACAATTGCTTACGCGTCGCATGGCCGACTTGCGGGCAGCGATGCCGGAAAAGCTAAATATTCACTATGCGATGAAGGCCAATCCATTTGGACCAGTGCTCAAACATATGGTTTCACTGGCTGACGGGATTGATATCGCATCGGCGGGAGAGCTTTTGATGGCATTGGCTTCTGGGGCGAAACCCGAGCACATCAGTTTTGCAGGCCCCGGCAAACGCGATGAGGAATTGCTGCGCGCCATAGAAGCGGGTGTGACAATAAATATCGAGTCGCCAACCGAATGTGATCGTGCTTTGTTGATTGGCGCAGGCGCAGGCCAGAATCCTAAGCTGGCTATTCGCGTAAACCCGACCTTCGATCTCAAGGGTTCGGGAATGAAGATGGGTGGTGGTGCCAAGCCTTTTGGAATGGATGTCGAGCTGGTTGCGTCTACGGTCAGGAAAATAATCGAAGCGGGTGCGCACTGGCGGGGATTTCATATTTTTGCTGGCTCCCAAGCCTTGAAGGCTGATGCGATTATAGAAACGCAGACCCAAACCATCGCGCTTGCTGCCCAACTGGCTGATGATATTGGTGCGGCACCAGAGCACGTAAATCTCGGCGGTGGTTTTGGAATCCCTTATTTCCCGGGCGATGAGGCAGTGGATATTGCTAGAGTCGGAGATGCCTTGAAAGCGCAACTGGGTGATTTGCCGATAATTCTTCAAGACACCCAGTTCGCTATCGAGTTGGGTAGATATCTTGTCGGCGAAGCGGGCGTCTATCTCACTCAAATCGTTGACCGCAAACAAAGCTGTGGCGAAACATTCTTGGTAACGGACGGCGGATTGCATCATCAGCTGGCTGCCAGCGGAAATTTCGGAACAGTCGTTCGCCGAAACTATCCAGCTGCAATCGCTACGAAATATAATTTCGAGCCGACTGAGACAGTGTCTATAGTGGGCTGCCTTTGTACACCATTGGACCGTTTATCTGACAATGCTGCCATGCCAAAGGCCAATGTCGGTGATATCGTCGCGATCTTCTGCGCAGGCGCTTATGGCGCGACTGCAAGCCCTGCGAATTTTCTCGGTCAGGGGCCAGCAAAAGAGATACTAATCGATTGA
- a CDS encoding XrtA/PEP-CTERM system exopolysaccharide export protein, with amino-acid sequence MNSAFKNKSLPKLFIGTGLASLTLAGCTGVSSGPQLPPASFVSMQEGPGDEYIIGPLDELTIFVWRNPELGAKVQVRPDGRITTPLITDMPAVGKTPAMLAEDLKLQLSQYINEPLVSVIVNNFSGTFSQQIRVVGATEKPASIPYRANMTLLDAMISVGGLSEFASGNKARLIRSNQGTGGQMEYALRLGDLLKRGDTKANVMLRPGDVIIIPESMF; translated from the coding sequence ATGAATTCTGCGTTTAAAAACAAAAGCCTACCGAAACTATTTATCGGCACAGGTCTGGCGTCTCTGACACTGGCAGGTTGTACCGGCGTGTCATCAGGGCCGCAACTACCGCCCGCGTCCTTTGTGTCCATGCAGGAAGGGCCGGGCGATGAATATATCATTGGCCCGCTTGATGAACTGACGATCTTTGTGTGGCGTAACCCGGAGCTGGGCGCAAAGGTTCAAGTCCGTCCGGATGGCCGGATCACAACACCGCTGATTACCGACATGCCAGCTGTAGGCAAAACGCCGGCCATGCTTGCGGAAGATCTGAAACTACAGCTCTCACAATATATCAATGAGCCGCTAGTGTCGGTTATCGTAAATAATTTCTCCGGGACCTTCTCGCAGCAAATCCGTGTTGTTGGTGCGACAGAGAAACCGGCTTCCATCCCTTACCGTGCAAATATGACATTGCTCGATGCGATGATCTCGGTGGGTGGGCTTTCTGAATTTGCTTCGGGCAACAAAGCCCGTTTGATTCGCTCGAACCAAGGCACTGGCGGGCAGATGGAATATGCATTGCGGCTCGGCGATCTGCTGAAACGCGGAGACACCAAAGCCAACGTAATGCTGCGTCCGGGTGATGTGATCATCATTCCTGAGAGCATGTTTTGA
- a CDS encoding hydrolase 1, exosortase A system-associated gives MTRSFHQFNCDGDALYGTLDSGSHTTALLIVSGGNEIRAGAHAGMARLAESLSQKDFPVFRYDRRGIGDSSGHNGEFLTSRADILAATQYLGQTVPNLKKIIGFGNCDAATSLALFSRLDGLILANPWVIETSESTSETASKTAASAIRARYWNRLKNPRTIIDALSGKIDFRKFLGGLKQVTQKQENTGLSIKLRDALLELERPCRILLAKRDTTALAFQAAWNSSDFRAVKTKTNITSNTLESASHSFADDFARKWLENEILEFLESA, from the coding sequence ATGACACGCTCATTCCATCAATTTAATTGTGATGGAGACGCGCTGTACGGGACGCTTGATAGCGGGTCGCACACTACAGCATTGCTGATTGTTAGTGGAGGCAATGAGATAAGAGCTGGCGCCCACGCGGGAATGGCGAGACTAGCCGAATCTCTATCACAAAAGGATTTCCCGGTTTTTAGATATGATCGCCGGGGAATTGGTGACAGCAGCGGCCACAATGGAGAGTTTTTAACATCCCGAGCCGATATTCTGGCCGCCACACAATATCTTGGGCAAACGGTACCCAACCTCAAAAAAATTATCGGATTTGGAAATTGTGACGCAGCAACGTCTCTAGCTCTGTTTTCCAGGCTCGATGGCCTTATCCTCGCTAATCCCTGGGTTATCGAAACTTCCGAATCGACAAGCGAAACGGCATCAAAAACTGCCGCATCAGCCATCCGCGCGCGTTACTGGAACCGGCTCAAAAACCCGCGCACTATTATCGATGCCCTAAGTGGTAAAATCGACTTCAGAAAGTTTCTTGGTGGCCTGAAACAAGTAACTCAGAAACAAGAAAATACTGGACTTTCTATCAAGCTAAGGGATGCTCTTCTGGAATTGGAACGCCCGTGCCGCATCCTGCTCGCCAAGCGCGACACCACCGCCCTTGCCTTTCAGGCCGCCTGGAACAGCAGTGACTTTCGCGCAGTTAAAACCAAAACCAACATAACTTCAAACACACTGGAAAGCGCATCCCACAGTTTCGCCGACGACTTCGCTCGAAAGTGGCTGGAAAATGAGATTTTAGAATTTCTGGAAAGCGCCTGA
- a CDS encoding GNAT family N-acetyltransferase, with protein sequence MNSEYHDNFQSAQAVAGEKLGRSFQKSLFDRIEWVDKLHKVCLADNRPLIVSSEENGAQAWMFLIKKGWGKHTALANWYNFTFRPIFTGDFDEVTKLALLASLAKTLKAHSHYIEIAPVSEEDAAASLSERGFEQAGWIVFKTKVDNNHILRVKGRTFDQYWSERPSRLLNTVRRKAKKNLVSIRIETSFSAEHWHDYLDVYSKSWKPEEGNPDFLKILAQQEAEAGCLRLGLAYIDGVPVAAQFWTVENGEALIHKLAHVEDATRSSPGTLLSVAMFQHVIDIDQVNLIDFGTGNDSYKREWMEEVRDRYRLELFWPNHPFSWLPIIKRYASDLVGKR encoded by the coding sequence ATGAACAGTGAATATCACGATAATTTTCAGTCAGCGCAAGCGGTTGCTGGTGAAAAGCTCGGCCGATCCTTTCAAAAGTCACTTTTTGATCGGATCGAATGGGTTGATAAACTGCATAAGGTCTGTCTCGCGGACAATCGGCCGCTGATTGTATCCAGCGAAGAAAACGGCGCTCAGGCCTGGATGTTTCTGATTAAAAAGGGCTGGGGCAAACATACGGCGCTCGCCAACTGGTATAACTTTACGTTTCGGCCGATATTCACTGGCGATTTTGATGAAGTCACAAAATTGGCGCTGCTAGCGAGCTTGGCAAAGACGCTAAAAGCACATTCGCACTATATTGAAATTGCACCGGTTTCAGAAGAAGACGCCGCCGCGAGTCTATCTGAACGCGGGTTTGAACAGGCTGGCTGGATCGTCTTTAAAACCAAAGTGGATAATAATCATATATTGCGCGTAAAGGGCCGGACATTTGACCAGTATTGGTCTGAAAGGCCCAGTCGCCTGCTCAACACCGTACGACGCAAGGCAAAGAAAAATCTGGTTTCGATAAGAATTGAAACCAGTTTTTCCGCTGAGCATTGGCACGATTATCTTGATGTTTATTCAAAAAGCTGGAAACCGGAAGAAGGTAATCCTGATTTCCTGAAAATATTGGCACAGCAAGAAGCGGAAGCAGGGTGCTTACGCTTAGGTTTGGCCTATATTGACGGTGTTCCGGTCGCAGCACAATTCTGGACGGTTGAAAATGGCGAGGCGCTTATCCATAAACTTGCGCATGTTGAAGATGCTACACGATCGTCCCCGGGAACGCTGCTTTCTGTTGCCATGTTCCAGCATGTGATAGACATCGACCAAGTAAACCTTATTGATTTTGGCACCGGCAACGATTCCTACAAGCGCGAATGGATGGAAGAAGTTCGCGACCGTTATCGTCTGGAGCTTTTCTGGCCCAATCATCCATTTTCTTGGCTTCCGATCATAAAACGATATGCGTCAGACCTTGTAGGAAAGCGTTGA
- the trxB gene encoding thioredoxin-disulfide reductase, giving the protein MTETYRTKMLILGSGPAGLSAAIYGARAGMEPIVVQGLQPGGQLTITTDVENYPGFRDVVQGPWLMEEMTAQAESVGTRMIFDTIVDVDLSQRPFKMIGDGGDVYLGDTLVIATGAQAKWLNVPGEEALSGKGVSACATCDGFFYRGKKVVVIGGGNTAVEEALYMTNHSDDVTLIHRRDSLRSEKILQDRLFANPKISVMWNKTVEQFVAGGDPKGLVGVDLIDTQTGEKSHIATNGAFVAIGHAPATEIFKEHLDLIDGGYIEVEPGTPKTKIPGLFACGDVMDHVYRQAVTAAGTGCMAALDAERFLAKEEFELMAAE; this is encoded by the coding sequence ATGACCGAAACATACCGTACCAAAATGCTTATACTGGGCTCCGGTCCAGCGGGATTATCCGCAGCGATCTATGGTGCGCGGGCTGGTATGGAACCGATTGTTGTGCAGGGGCTTCAACCTGGTGGACAGCTCACTATCACGACAGATGTCGAGAATTATCCAGGTTTTCGTGACGTTGTTCAGGGGCCTTGGCTGATGGAGGAGATGACGGCACAGGCCGAAAGTGTCGGGACCCGGATGATTTTTGATACGATTGTGGATGTCGATCTATCTCAGCGCCCGTTCAAGATGATCGGCGACGGTGGTGATGTTTATTTGGGTGATACGTTGGTCATCGCCACCGGAGCGCAAGCGAAATGGCTTAATGTGCCGGGTGAAGAGGCGTTGAGCGGGAAGGGCGTGTCAGCTTGTGCAACCTGCGATGGTTTTTTCTACCGCGGCAAAAAGGTCGTGGTAATTGGCGGCGGGAATACTGCGGTTGAAGAAGCGCTCTATATGACTAACCACAGCGATGATGTGACGCTTATTCATCGGCGTGATAGCTTGCGATCAGAGAAAATCCTGCAAGACAGGTTGTTTGCGAACCCCAAAATTAGCGTGATGTGGAATAAAACGGTTGAACAGTTTGTCGCAGGCGGTGATCCTAAAGGCCTTGTCGGTGTCGACCTGATAGATACACAAACCGGTGAGAAGAGCCATATCGCGACCAATGGGGCATTTGTGGCGATTGGCCACGCGCCAGCCACCGAGATATTCAAAGAGCATCTGGATTTGATCGATGGTGGTTACATTGAGGTAGAGCCCGGCACGCCGAAAACCAAGATTCCCGGTCTATTTGCGTGTGGTGATGTGATGGATCACGTCTATCGTCAAGCGGTGACGGCAGCGGGGACCGGATGTATGGCAGCTCTCGACGCTGAACGGTTCTTAGCGAAAGAAGAATTTGAACTAATGGCGGCTGAGTAG
- a CDS encoding XrtA system polysaccharide chain length determinant, whose amino-acid sequence MNGLYDEIRVAIHSVWNRRWMALAVAWGLCLLGWLVVALIPNGYESKARVFVEMQSILSDKVGVDARERAKNMERVQETLASTINLEKVVRGTDLNLSVASDRELAGKVEMLRKNIEIKSEKDNLFEITATSSASNLSDAENAKLSREIVQKMIDIFVEENLSGDRDETNSTIKFLDAQLASREKDLQEAEQKRVQFETENLGLLPGIGSISQRMEASRAELSQIESQLGQASSSLAALNGQLAGTPSTISTPVFGGGGSSGGGSALSQAQGDLASARAAGKTNQHPDVIAIQRQIAAIRAAGGGTASASGPSSYKTPNPAYSSLQSMRAERQASVAALQARKSALQADMAQLASKQSLEPGVAAEMSRINRDYEVLKEQYDKILADREQIKLRGQVESQTDSVKFKVIDPPSSPRTPAAPNRPLLLAMVLFAGLGGGVGTAFALGQLQTSYPTAAKLEKASGLPVIGSVSTILTSAQRELRKKKMRLFYSAGCALVGVFALLMVVEFIQRGMVA is encoded by the coding sequence ATGAACGGCCTTTATGACGAAATTCGAGTAGCAATCCACAGCGTCTGGAACCGGCGCTGGATGGCACTTGCTGTTGCCTGGGGGCTTTGCCTTCTGGGTTGGCTGGTCGTCGCGCTCATTCCCAATGGTTACGAATCAAAGGCTCGCGTTTTTGTGGAAATGCAGTCGATCCTGTCGGACAAAGTAGGTGTTGACGCCCGTGAACGTGCGAAAAATATGGAGCGCGTTCAGGAAACTCTGGCTTCTACGATTAATCTCGAAAAAGTTGTTCGCGGCACTGATCTCAATCTTTCGGTTGCCAGTGATCGGGAACTTGCTGGCAAAGTTGAGATGCTGCGCAAGAATATCGAAATCAAATCCGAGAAAGACAATCTCTTCGAAATAACGGCGACATCGTCGGCTAGCAATTTGTCGGATGCCGAAAACGCAAAGCTGTCTCGTGAGATTGTTCAGAAGATGATCGACATTTTCGTTGAAGAAAATCTCTCTGGTGACCGCGATGAAACAAATTCGACGATTAAATTCCTAGATGCCCAGCTCGCCAGCCGTGAAAAGGATTTGCAGGAAGCGGAACAGAAACGGGTGCAGTTTGAAACCGAAAATCTTGGATTGTTGCCTGGCATAGGTTCGATCAGCCAACGCATGGAAGCATCGCGCGCTGAACTGAGCCAAATCGAATCCCAGCTTGGCCAGGCGTCAAGCTCACTGGCAGCTTTAAATGGACAACTGGCTGGAACGCCATCGACCATTTCTACGCCAGTATTTGGCGGCGGTGGATCCTCTGGCGGCGGTTCTGCTTTATCGCAGGCCCAAGGTGACTTGGCGTCCGCTCGCGCGGCCGGCAAAACCAACCAGCATCCGGATGTTATTGCTATTCAACGCCAGATTGCGGCCATTCGCGCGGCGGGCGGGGGCACCGCATCGGCTAGCGGCCCATCAAGCTACAAGACTCCAAACCCAGCTTATAGTTCGCTGCAGAGCATGCGTGCAGAACGTCAAGCTTCGGTTGCAGCGCTGCAGGCCCGTAAAAGTGCGTTGCAAGCGGATATGGCGCAATTGGCTTCAAAACAATCACTTGAACCAGGTGTTGCTGCCGAGATGTCTCGAATCAACAGGGATTATGAAGTGTTGAAAGAGCAGTATGACAAAATTCTTGCCGACCGCGAGCAAATCAAACTTCGCGGACAAGTCGAATCGCAAACGGATTCGGTAAAATTTAAAGTCATTGATCCGCCATCCAGCCCTCGTACGCCCGCAGCTCCAAATCGGCCGCTGTTGTTAGCGATGGTATTATTTGCCGGACTTGGTGGCGGTGTCGGTACTGCGTTTGCGCTCGGTCAATTGCAAACCAGCTATCCCACAGCAGCCAAGCTCGAAAAAGCGAGCGGCTTGCCGGTGATTGGTTCGGTTTCGACTATTCTCACCAGTGCACAACGTGAATTGCGGAAAAAGAAGATGCGACTGTTTTACAGCGCCGGCTGTGCCTTGGTCGGGGTGTTTGCCCTGTTGATGGTCGTTGAATTTATCCAGCGCGGCATGGTGGCCTGA